CCCGATAATATTTGCGATGGCCAACCCAACACCTGAGATTCTGCCTGAAGAAGCCAAGTCCGTTCGACCTGATGTGATCATGGCAACAGGAAGGAGCGACTATCCCAATCAAGTGAACAACGTTTTAGGGTTTCCTTTTATTTTTCGCGGGGCCTTAGATGTGCGTGCAACTTGTATCAATGAAGAAATGAAACTTGCAGCTACAAAAGCACTTGCCGCACTTGCCAAGGAGGAGGTTCCAGAAAGTGTTTCGCGCGCCTACGGCGGTAAAACCTTTCGGTTTGGGGCGGAATATCTGATTCCTAAACCCTTCGATCCACGAGTCTTACTCCATATTGCTCCGGCTGTTGCGAAAGCCGCCATGGAATCTGGCGTAGCCCAAAATCCTATTGAGGATTTCGATGCCTATCGCGACAAACTAGAAGGTATGTTCGGAGCTGCTCGTGTTTTCATACGATCAGCAATGAACCGGGTAAAATCGACAATAGCGAAAGATTCGAAACAAAAACCACGCATAGTATTTCCGGAAGCTCATAGTGAAAAGGTGCTTAAAGCAATTCAAATCATTATTGAAGAAGGTATTGCTGAGCCCGTCTTACTTGGCTATGAAAATGTCGTTAGACCTCTGATTGAAAAACTTGAACTCGACCAACTTGTTCGCCTTCCTATCCTCAGGCCATCGCAAGATGAACGATATCAAGAGTACGCCGAAACACTTTTTCATCTGCGCGCACGCAAGGGCGTTCATATGCAAGAGGCTCATCGACTCATGGCAGATCCCAACTATTTTGCCGCTATGGCCGTGCATCTCGGACATGCAGACGCCATGATCAACGGAGCGACTCAAAATTATCGCGACTCCGTGACTCCTATTCTAGAAATTATTGGTAGACCACGAAGAGGCTTAGCTGCGGGCCTTATTATCATGATTCTAAAAGAAAAAGTGGTGTTCTTTGCAGATACGACTTTAAACATTGATCCGACAGCTGAAGAAGTGGCTGCCATCGCTGTTCAATGCGCAGAAGTGGCCAGCTTTTTTCACATTGAACCACGCATTGCTATGCTAAGTTTTTCCAATTTCACCGGAAAACACGAAAGCCCTGCGAAAATGAAGCACGCCGCGCAAATTGTAAAAGCGCGATTTCCCAATCTGGTGGTGGACGGTGAAATGCAGGCCGACACGGCGGTCAATGGTGACTTTATGAGAGAGTTTTTTCCGTTTTGCGAGCTCAAGAGCGACGCCAATATTTTGGTATTTCCCAACCTGGATTCCGGCAACATTGCCTACAAGTTGATTCAACAAATTGGCGGTGGAGAAGCTTTGGGACCATTCTTAATGGGTGTAAAGAAACCTGCACACGTGCTACAGCGTGCTTGCACTGTTAACGATATCGTCAACACGGTTGCGTTGGCCTCTTTACATGTTCAGGCAATTCGTGAAATGAAAGCTCACCGGTGATTTTGTGAGTGGTTCACGTCGAAAGCGTCAGCAAGAAAGTTTGGAGAAGCCTATCGGAGAAAATGCTAACCTTAACCGGACGATCAACGATCAACTTAGTACTCACGTTCACAGAAAGCGAGCCGTTCTCGTAGGCGTCGGTCTAAAGTCCCAAGATATTCTTGAGACAAAAAATTCTCTTACGGAACTTGTAGAGCTGGCACATTCTGCACAAATCGATGTCGTGGGTTTACTTCACCAGTTTGTCGAAAAGTACAATCCCGCTACGCTCATGGGGAGTGGAAAGGCTGAAGAGATTGTCCAGCTTATCGCAGAGACACGCGCGCAACTTGTTATTTTGGATCAGCGCTTATCGGGGGTTCAACAGAGAAACTTGGAGCAGGTTTTTAATGTCGTAGTCCTTGATCGCACTCAATTGATACTTGAGATTTTTGCTCAGCGCGCCCATAGCTTCGAGGGTAAATTGCAGGTCGATCTGGCCCGACTTTTGGATTTGAGTTCAAGAATGGTGGGGGCCTGGCAAGGCTCCCTTTCAAGGCAAGGAGCTGGTATCGGAACCAGGGGGCCTGGAGAAAGAGCTCTCGAACGCGATCGGCGAATAATTAAAAACAGAATTTCTCAGATTAAAAAAGAGCTTTCATCCGTAGGGCAAAATCGAGCACAACATCGGGCTCAGCGTCGCAAGCAACAGATTCCTACTGTGGCACTCATTGGATACACAAACGTCGGCAAAAGTACTCTGTTAAACCAACTCACTCAAAGTGAAGTGCCTGCTGAAGATAAGCTTTTTGCAACACTCGACCCCACGACACGGAAGCTTTGGTTAGGAGGTACGCCTCGCGCAGTTCTGGTTGATACCGTTGGGTTTATCCGTAATTTACCTACTCAGTTGATTGAAGCATTTAAAGCCACACTAGAAGAAAGTTCTGAAGCTGATCTGCTCCTCCATGTCGTGGACTTGTCCAACTCGCAGTGGCCCCAACAAATGGAAGTGGTGAATAGTCTTATGAAAGAGCTTAAATGGGACATACCCATTATTTGCGTTTTCAACAAAATTGAATTGGCTCCTCCTGAAGCAAAGTTTAAGGTCCGAGAGTCACCTCGCGCATTTGTGAGCGCGCTAACGGGCGAGGGCATTCCCCAGTTGAAGCAGCTCATTAAGGAAAACTTGGAATCACGGCAAACCAAAATTGAATTGTTTATTCCAAAAGAGCTTCACCATAAAATTTTTGAGCTCGGACGCGAGTCAAAGATCTTGAGTCAAGAAGAGGGCACTCAGGGGACTGTTTGTCTAGCTCTTATTTCTCCTACGCTTGTAGGAAAGTGGCGCGAATACATGACTGGCGCAGAATATGTTTAAGATTGGCCAGGCAAATTGTGTATAATTGTATCTTGATTTGGAATATCGAGGGTGGTCAATGCGCCTCTAACCTTGATTCATTGTGTTCAAATGCTGAAAATAATAAAAGCATTCGTGAGATAACTGTGCTTCGGGCAACAGGCGAACCTGCCGGCTTTAAGAAAGGATGAGAGATTGAGAACTTTTGTACTTGGTAAATCGGCAGGCAACCTTCCGATTCTTGCGTATGAGTTTGGGTACAGCGGACCAAAAGTCTTGATTCTCGGAGGAGTTCACGGCGACGAGACAGAAGGAGTGGTTTGCGCACAGGGTTTGTTGAACAGATTCCTGTTGGCGTTTTCATTGAGGCTTCAGTGTACGATTGTTCCCATTTTCAATCCTGACGGTGTGTTTTCACACAAGCGGACGAATGCAAATGATGTAGATCTCAATCGAAATCTACCCACAAATGATTGGACAGCCGATTGGGTAAATCCCCGGTACAAGCCAGGCCAATTTGCAGCAAGTGAGCCAGAGTCACAGACATTGGTAAAATACATTGGAGAATTCAAACCAAGATGGATTCTCAGTCTTCATTCCTGGAAGCCACTATTAAATGTGAATGGTCGATGCCTAAGGCAAGCAGAAACCATTAGCACCTACACAGGCTATCCCATTGAAGATTCCATCGGATACCCAACTCCGGGATGCTTAGGGACCTACGCCGGATTAGAAAGAGACTTTCCGACTCTCACCTATGAAATAGAAAGAGGTCTACCGACTGAGAAGGTTTTGGGTATCCATGTTCCAGCGGTTTGGGAAAGTTTGAAGTCTACCGAAAGCGAAGAGAAATAAATTCGCGCTTCGTTGACTAGTTTCACGAGATGGCTAGCTTCACCAAAATTTCGTCAACTATGTCTCTCTTTGATTGATGACGCCATGATTGATGACGCCATGATTGATGAGCGACGTTATTTTTCAGCGACAATGTCTAAATAATTTTACACTGGGACGTTGAAATCGCGAAGTGCCTGGTTGAGGCTGACTTTACTGTCGGTCGACTGTGTACGCTTGCCTATAATAAGGGCGCAAGGAACGGAAAATTCTCCTGCGGGAAACTTCTTGAGGCGAGCCCCTGGTATAACAACGCTGTTTGCTGGAACCGATCCTTTGAAGACTTTTTCTTCTGGGCCAGTAACGTCGATGATATTTGTCGAAGCGGTTAAGGTGACCCCAGCTCCTATCACGGCACCTTGTTTGATATGTACCCCTTCAACAATAATTGCACGGCTCCCAATAAAGCAGTTATTTTCGATAATGACAGGCTGAGCTTGTGGGGGTTCAAGCACTCCACCAATTCCCGCACCGCCGGATAGGTGCACGTTTTTGCCAATCTGAGCGCACGAACCGACGGTAGCCCAAGTA
The genomic region above belongs to Bdellovibrionales bacterium CG10_big_fil_rev_8_21_14_0_10_45_34 and contains:
- a CDS encoding NADP-dependent malic enzyme, with translation MALEQDALEYHRMGRKGKIEITPTKPCDTDRDLSLAYSPGVAAPCIEIQKNPAEVFEYTARGNLVGVISNGTAVLGLGNIGALASKPVMEGKGVLFKKFADIDVFDIEITATDPKEFIQTVQNLEPTFGGINLEDIKAPECFEIEETLRKTMKIPVFHDDQHGTAIISAAALINAVEVANKKLHEVRIVVNGAGASAVACTNQFIALGAKRENIMMCDSKGVVHKARAEGMNRYKAQFAVETDRRTLTDALQGADVFVGLSVGGAVTKEMIKGMADRPIIFAMANPTPEILPEEAKSVRPDVIMATGRSDYPNQVNNVLGFPFIFRGALDVRATCINEEMKLAATKALAALAKEEVPESVSRAYGGKTFRFGAEYLIPKPFDPRVLLHIAPAVAKAAMESGVAQNPIEDFDAYRDKLEGMFGAARVFIRSAMNRVKSTIAKDSKQKPRIVFPEAHSEKVLKAIQIIIEEGIAEPVLLGYENVVRPLIEKLELDQLVRLPILRPSQDERYQEYAETLFHLRARKGVHMQEAHRLMADPNYFAAMAVHLGHADAMINGATQNYRDSVTPILEIIGRPRRGLAAGLIIMILKEKVVFFADTTLNIDPTAEEVAAIAVQCAEVASFFHIEPRIAMLSFSNFTGKHESPAKMKHAAQIVKARFPNLVVDGEMQADTAVNGDFMREFFPFCELKSDANILVFPNLDSGNIAYKLIQQIGGGEALGPFLMGVKKPAHVLQRACTVNDIVNTVALASLHVQAIREMKAHR
- the hflX gene encoding GTPase HflX, with product MNDQLSTHVHRKRAVLVGVGLKSQDILETKNSLTELVELAHSAQIDVVGLLHQFVEKYNPATLMGSGKAEEIVQLIAETRAQLVILDQRLSGVQQRNLEQVFNVVVLDRTQLILEIFAQRAHSFEGKLQVDLARLLDLSSRMVGAWQGSLSRQGAGIGTRGPGERALERDRRIIKNRISQIKKELSSVGQNRAQHRAQRRKQQIPTVALIGYTNVGKSTLLNQLTQSEVPAEDKLFATLDPTTRKLWLGGTPRAVLVDTVGFIRNLPTQLIEAFKATLEESSEADLLLHVVDLSNSQWPQQMEVVNSLMKELKWDIPIICVFNKIELAPPEAKFKVRESPRAFVSALTGEGIPQLKQLIKENLESRQTKIELFIPKELHHKIFELGRESKILSQEEGTQGTVCLALISPTLVGKWREYMTGAEYV
- a CDS encoding DUF2817 domain-containing protein, whose protein sequence is MRTFVLGKSAGNLPILAYEFGYSGPKVLILGGVHGDETEGVVCAQGLLNRFLLAFSLRLQCTIVPIFNPDGVFSHKRTNANDVDLNRNLPTNDWTADWVNPRYKPGQFAASEPESQTLVKYIGEFKPRWILSLHSWKPLLNVNGRCLRQAETISTYTGYPIEDSIGYPTPGCLGTYAGLERDFPTLTYEIERGLPTEKVLGIHVPAVWESLKSTESEEK
- a CDS encoding 2,3,4,5-tetrahydropyridine-2,6-dicarboxylate N-succinyltransferase, with product MKEIIEKAYNNTDAVPAEELGHTLGEIVTQLTQGKLRVSEPISVEDNETQWKVNEWVKKAILLYFRTQPITEFQSGDLKFVDKIPLRQWNLADKVRVVPHAVTRVGAYVSPGCVLMPSYINIGAYVDEGTMVDTWATVGSCAQIGKNVHLSGGAGIGGVLEPPQAQPVIIENNCFIGSRAIIVEGVHIKQGAVIGAGVTLTASTNIIDVTGPEEKVFKGSVPANSVVIPGARLKKFPAGEFSVPCALIIGKRTQSTDSKVSLNQALRDFNVPV